A single Vicinamibacterales bacterium DNA region contains:
- a CDS encoding type II toxin-antitoxin system VapC family toxin, whose protein sequence is MTLYLDTSSLVKLYVAEAESESVRRLVDHADIVATAAIAYPEARAALARRRREGNLPARAFAAAKRALDDDWPRYLAVDVTSAVCREAGALAERHGLRGYDSVHLAAFLHLARAAGKAAVRFSCFDDRLTRATRTALRTLRPAGR, encoded by the coding sequence ATGACGCTCTACCTCGACACGAGCAGCCTCGTGAAGCTGTACGTGGCCGAGGCCGAGAGCGAGTCGGTGCGCCGGCTGGTGGACCATGCCGACATCGTCGCGACAGCCGCGATTGCCTACCCCGAAGCACGCGCGGCGCTGGCACGCCGCCGACGTGAGGGTAACCTGCCGGCACGGGCCTTTGCGGCGGCAAAGCGGGCACTCGACGACGACTGGCCCCGATACCTGGCCGTCGACGTGACGTCCGCGGTGTGCCGCGAGGCGGGCGCCTTGGCGGAGCGCCATGGCTTGCGCGGCTACGACAGCGTGCACCTGGCCGCGTTCCTGCACCTGGCCCGTGCTGCTGGCAAAGCGGCGGTGCGGTTCTCGTGCTTCGACGACCGCCTGACCCGTGCGACCCGCACCGCGCTTCGGACGCTCCGGCCAGCCGGGCGCTGA
- a CDS encoding GAF domain-containing protein — MSLGLEQLTSCFQGIIPAMLYTCARDGTPNAAYLSHVEYVDPTHVALSFQFFNKSRRNIEENPHAVVHVGDPDTAQGWALRLTYERSQTSGPIFDRMFWRIEAIASYCGMKGVFKLLAADIYKVESVERVPEEDGQTDRSAPPLRARPPDPVFTMKALQDLSMQINTAESLEHLLDSIVVGLKQHFNFSHSMIALTGEKPDTLVMIASRGYQEGGAGAEVHYGEGIIGLVAEAKKPIRISGLLRGMLHAHAARRRAEEKGWCSDDRRVPLPGLENPSSQLGVPLMVRGELIGVLCIESETPYRFHEEDKTSIELLGSYLAIAIQNMQLREQEDAPAGTGVEVPVGPHFSAAVEPRVAKREVAYYRGEEVVMLDGEYLIRSLPARILWKLLQAYQQDGRAEFTNRELRLDKSLNLPDFKDNLETRLLLLRRRLDQKGGDLRLVPRGRGRFALEVAGEVELVERD; from the coding sequence ATGAGCCTCGGCCTCGAGCAGCTCACCTCGTGCTTTCAGGGCATCATCCCGGCGATGCTCTACACGTGCGCCCGGGACGGCACGCCCAACGCCGCGTACTTGAGCCACGTCGAATACGTCGATCCCACGCACGTCGCGCTCTCGTTCCAGTTCTTCAACAAGAGCCGCCGCAACATCGAGGAGAACCCGCACGCCGTCGTGCACGTGGGCGACCCGGACACCGCGCAGGGCTGGGCGCTGCGCCTGACCTACGAGCGATCGCAGACGTCGGGGCCGATCTTCGATCGGATGTTCTGGCGCATCGAGGCGATCGCCTCGTACTGCGGGATGAAGGGCGTCTTCAAGCTGCTCGCCGCCGACATCTACAAGGTGGAGTCGGTCGAACGGGTCCCCGAAGAGGACGGCCAGACCGACCGCTCGGCCCCGCCCCTGCGCGCCCGGCCGCCGGACCCGGTGTTCACGATGAAGGCGCTGCAGGATCTGTCGATGCAGATCAACACTGCCGAGAGCCTGGAGCACCTGCTCGATTCGATCGTCGTCGGGCTCAAGCAGCATTTCAACTTCAGCCATTCGATGATCGCGCTGACCGGCGAGAAGCCGGACACGCTCGTCATGATCGCGAGCCGTGGCTACCAGGAGGGCGGCGCCGGCGCGGAGGTCCACTACGGCGAGGGCATCATCGGCCTGGTCGCTGAAGCGAAGAAGCCGATCCGCATCTCCGGGCTGCTGCGCGGCATGTTGCACGCCCACGCGGCGAGGCGGCGCGCCGAAGAGAAGGGCTGGTGTTCCGACGACCGCCGGGTGCCGCTGCCCGGGCTCGAGAACCCGTCCAGCCAGCTGGGCGTGCCGCTGATGGTGCGCGGGGAACTGATCGGCGTGCTCTGCATCGAGAGCGAAACGCCCTATCGCTTTCACGAGGAAGACAAGACCTCGATCGAGTTGCTCGGGTCGTACCTGGCCATCGCGATCCAGAACATGCAACTTCGGGAGCAGGAAGACGCGCCCGCAGGGACCGGTGTTGAGGTGCCTGTAGGGCCGCACTTTAGTGCGGCCGTTGAGCCGCGCGTCGCAAAGCGCGAAGTGGCGTACTACAGGGGCGAAGAAGTCGTCATGCTCGATGGCGAGTATCTGATCCGCAGCCTCCCGGCGCGCATCCTCTGGAAGCTGCTGCAAGCGTACCAGCAGGACGGCCGCGCCGAATTCACCAACCGCGAGCTGCGGCTCGACAAGTCGCTCAACCTGCCCGACTTCAAGGACAACCTCGAGACGCGCCTGCTGCTCCTGCGGCGGCGCCTCGACCAGAAGGGCGGCGACCTCCGCCTGGTGCCGAGAGGGCGAGGCCGCTTCGCCCTTGAAGTAGCCGGCGAGGTGGAGCTGGTGGAACGAGACTGA
- a CDS encoding amidase yields the protein MTHRHPLVVAALVTLLGIAAACRATPETPAPGGSIDSDLLDVTVPGLHRLYSERKYTVTQVVQWHLDRIDRYNGVYGAIETVFRSEALAEAARQDADAAMGGGTRGPLWGVPIVIKANTSIKGQVTSAGWAGFTRKGHELVAPQDATIVAKFKAAGAIIVGHTNMPDLANSDTNRSSSFGRTGNAYDVRFSPGGSSGGTVTAVAANMAVLGNGTDTGNSIRMPAATSALVGVFPTRGLVSIAGIAPLDWLLDNTGPIARTATDAAIALAVMAGEDPLDSRTVGAPGSAQRAPFEPYLKADALTGKRFAVPAFILAGDGIPFHGIPADVPAAEAEKLRVAANMALRPETREAFMKAVEALRAAGAEVVLDESILPVGFAKAASRVATYAYMEDGTNRFLAAFGPASYHSAAEYLKAVGAPLFTSSIGTEDGFRNMGGVRITQRPLDGDRDAERLYHGPRRAMLSAYLEPLDRLKLDGYVYPAIQMPPPDETMPQDGGVSGGPHSNTSWVNMIGVPAVVVPAGFYASGLPFGLEFSARPWTDGDLLAIAYAWEQATRLRRPPTLVEQGLLPVTPARASRRD from the coding sequence ATGACTCACCGCCATCCCCTGGTTGTCGCCGCGCTGGTCACCCTCCTCGGCATCGCGGCCGCGTGCCGGGCGACGCCGGAGACGCCGGCGCCGGGTGGCTCGATCGATTCGGATCTCCTCGATGTCACGGTGCCTGGGCTGCACCGCCTCTACTCAGAGAGGAAATACACCGTGACGCAGGTCGTGCAGTGGCACCTCGATCGCATCGATCGCTACAACGGCGTCTACGGCGCAATCGAAACGGTGTTTCGCAGCGAGGCCCTCGCCGAGGCCGCGCGCCAGGATGCCGATGCCGCGATGGGCGGCGGCACGCGAGGGCCGCTGTGGGGCGTGCCGATCGTGATCAAGGCGAACACCTCGATCAAGGGACAGGTGACATCTGCCGGCTGGGCAGGCTTCACGCGCAAGGGCCACGAACTGGTGGCGCCGCAGGACGCCACGATCGTCGCCAAGTTCAAGGCCGCGGGCGCCATCATCGTCGGTCACACCAACATGCCCGACCTGGCGAACAGCGACACCAATCGCAGCAGCTCGTTCGGCCGGACCGGCAACGCCTACGACGTGCGCTTCTCGCCGGGAGGATCGTCCGGCGGCACCGTGACGGCGGTGGCCGCGAACATGGCGGTGCTGGGCAACGGCACCGACACCGGCAACTCGATTCGCATGCCGGCGGCCACCAGCGCGCTGGTGGGCGTGTTTCCGACGCGTGGCCTCGTGAGCATCGCCGGCATCGCCCCCCTGGATTGGTTGCTCGACAACACCGGACCCATTGCGCGCACGGCCACCGACGCCGCGATTGCGCTGGCGGTGATGGCCGGCGAGGATCCGCTCGACTCGCGGACCGTGGGCGCACCGGGCTCCGCGCAGCGAGCGCCTTTCGAGCCATATCTCAAGGCCGATGCGCTGACCGGCAAGCGGTTCGCCGTGCCGGCCTTCATCCTCGCCGGTGACGGCATTCCATTTCACGGCATTCCCGCGGATGTGCCCGCGGCTGAAGCGGAGAAGCTCCGCGTAGCCGCAAACATGGCGCTGCGGCCCGAGACCCGAGAGGCCTTCATGAAGGCGGTCGAGGCGCTGCGCGCAGCGGGTGCCGAAGTGGTGTTGGACGAGAGCATCTTGCCGGTGGGCTTCGCGAAGGCGGCGAGCCGCGTCGCCACCTACGCGTACATGGAGGACGGCACCAACCGCTTCCTCGCGGCATTCGGTCCAGCCTCGTATCACTCGGCGGCGGAGTATCTGAAGGCAGTTGGCGCACCGCTGTTCACCTCGTCGATTGGCACGGAGGACGGCTTCCGGAACATGGGCGGCGTCCGGATCACGCAACGGCCACTCGACGGCGATCGCGACGCCGAGCGCCTTTACCATGGGCCGCGGCGCGCGATGCTGTCGGCGTATCTCGAGCCGCTCGATCGCCTGAAGCTCGACGGCTACGTCTACCCGGCGATCCAGATGCCGCCGCCCGACGAGACCATGCCGCAGGACGGTGGCGTCAGCGGCGGGCCGCATTCGAACACCAGCTGGGTCAACATGATCGGCGTGCCCGCCGTCGTCGTTCCAGCGGGTTTCTACGCGAGCGGCCTGCCATTCGGCCTGGAGTTCTCGGCGCGCCCATGGACCGACGGCGATCTGCTGGCCATTGCCTATGCGTGGGAGCAGGCGACGCGCCTGCGCAGGCCGCCAACGCTGGTGGAGCAGGGGTTGCTCCCTGTGACGCCGGCGCGGGCATCGCGGCGCGACTGA
- a CDS encoding DUF3089 domain-containing protein — protein MSRRLLSVLIAFGCLTSGSVRAQVPAPPPAAPAAVTANDYTDDKSWLCRPGRKGDACDIDLTTTVIAADGTMTRETWAADPKAPVDCFYVYPTISTDLTDNSDMTADPAELNVVAQQFARFASKCRPFAPLYRQLTLAGLRKQLTGPRFAFEKGLQYDDVRDAWRSYLQRDNQGRGVVLISHSQGSFILTELLRQEVEGKPVQKQLVSALILGATLEVPAGKDVGGALKVIPLCRKPGQIGCVVNYSAFRSDVLPPANSRFGKATNTGMSGSCTNPATLGEGSAPLRAYLSASGRTITGTTAAAPWAAGKTVDTPFVSVPGLLTAKCAANEHATYLEITVHGDPADPRVDDIVGDLGMRAKPLADWGLHLVDVNLAIGNLLDLVGQQTKAYLARR, from the coding sequence ATGTCCCGACGGTTGCTCTCGGTCTTGATCGCGTTCGGCTGCCTGACATCCGGTTCCGTCCGGGCGCAGGTCCCGGCGCCACCGCCCGCCGCGCCGGCCGCGGTGACGGCCAACGATTACACCGACGACAAGTCGTGGCTGTGCCGGCCCGGCCGAAAGGGCGACGCCTGCGACATCGACCTGACGACAACGGTGATCGCGGCTGACGGAACGATGACGCGCGAGACGTGGGCGGCCGACCCGAAGGCGCCGGTTGACTGCTTCTACGTCTATCCCACGATCTCCACCGACCTCACCGACAACAGCGACATGACCGCCGACCCGGCGGAGCTCAACGTGGTGGCGCAGCAATTCGCGCGGTTCGCCTCCAAGTGCCGTCCCTTTGCCCCGCTCTACCGGCAGCTCACGCTCGCCGGCCTGCGCAAGCAGCTGACCGGTCCCCGCTTCGCGTTCGAAAAGGGCCTGCAGTACGACGATGTCCGCGACGCGTGGCGTTCGTACCTGCAGCGCGACAACCAGGGCCGCGGCGTGGTGCTGATCAGCCACTCGCAAGGCTCGTTCATCCTGACGGAGTTGTTGCGCCAGGAGGTTGAAGGCAAGCCGGTTCAGAAGCAGCTCGTCTCGGCGCTGATCCTCGGCGCCACGCTCGAGGTGCCGGCCGGCAAGGACGTGGGCGGCGCGCTCAAGGTGATTCCGCTGTGCCGCAAGCCGGGACAAATCGGGTGCGTCGTGAACTATTCAGCGTTCCGATCCGACGTGCTGCCGCCCGCCAACTCGCGCTTCGGCAAGGCCACCAACACCGGCATGTCCGGCTCGTGCACCAACCCCGCCACGCTGGGTGAGGGCAGCGCGCCGCTCCGGGCTTACCTGTCGGCGTCGGGCCGCACGATCACCGGAACCACCGCCGCGGCGCCGTGGGCCGCCGGAAAGACCGTGGACACGCCATTCGTGAGCGTGCCAGGGTTGCTGACCGCGAAATGCGCGGCCAACGAACACGCGACCTACCTGGAGATCACAGTGCACGGCGACCCGGCCGACCCTCGCGTCGATGACATCGTCGGCGATCTCGGCATGCGGGCCAAGCCGTTGGCGGATTGGGGTCTGCACCTGGTGGACGTCAATCTCGCCATCGGCAACCTGCTCGACCTCGTCGGCCAGCAGACCAAGGCGTATCTGGCACGACGATGA
- a CDS encoding helix-turn-helix transcriptional regulator yields MDKDRGAALRAVEFHILISLAAGERHGYGIILDIQERGETAVPDVGTMYRALARMVEHRLIESAARRPAPDAGDERRNYYRITDTGLRLARAEAQRMMTLMRAARLSGLLAKETR; encoded by the coding sequence ATGGATAAAGACCGGGGCGCCGCCCTTCGCGCCGTCGAGTTTCATATCTTGATCAGCCTCGCGGCCGGCGAGCGGCACGGCTACGGGATCATTCTAGACATCCAGGAACGCGGCGAGACCGCTGTCCCCGACGTCGGCACCATGTACCGCGCGCTAGCGCGGATGGTCGAACACCGATTGATCGAGTCCGCGGCGCGCCGCCCGGCGCCGGACGCGGGTGACGAGCGCCGTAACTACTATCGCATCACCGATACGGGTCTGCGCCTCGCCCGCGCCGAGGCCCAGCGGATGATGACACTGATGCGCGCAGCGCGGTTGAGCGGACTGCTCGCCAAAGAGACGCGGTGA
- a CDS encoding MBL fold metallo-hydrolase: MILGAAAEGPFQKNGYVLGCERTKDAVYIDPGDEVEHLLEFVSVQGLTVSGILLTHAHVDHVSGVAEARRRLGAPIYLHRADQPLYDHAARQGAMFGIQVEQPPPVDRYYEGQGPITFGDYVVHVHHTPGHAPGGVCLAVSKTGDAAAPALFVGDTLFAGSIGRTDLPGADYETLLKAITGVLFAFPDESVVYSGHGPETTIGRERRTNPFVLEYLENKRLGA; the protein is encoded by the coding sequence ATGATCCTCGGGGCCGCGGCGGAAGGGCCATTTCAGAAGAACGGCTACGTGCTGGGGTGCGAACGCACGAAGGACGCCGTCTACATCGATCCCGGCGACGAGGTGGAGCACCTGCTGGAATTCGTCTCCGTCCAGGGTCTGACGGTCAGCGGCATCCTGCTGACCCACGCTCATGTCGATCACGTGTCGGGCGTTGCTGAGGCCAGGCGGCGCCTGGGCGCGCCGATCTACCTGCACCGGGCGGACCAGCCGCTGTACGACCACGCCGCAAGGCAGGGCGCGATGTTCGGCATCCAGGTGGAGCAGCCGCCGCCCGTCGATCGCTATTACGAGGGGCAGGGGCCCATCACCTTCGGTGACTACGTGGTGCACGTTCACCACACGCCGGGTCACGCCCCGGGCGGGGTGTGCCTGGCGGTCTCGAAAACCGGCGACGCCGCGGCGCCGGCGCTGTTCGTCGGCGACACCCTGTTCGCCGGGTCGATCGGCCGCACCGACCTGCCGGGGGCCGACTACGAGACCCTGCTGAAGGCGATCACCGGCGTGCTGTTCGCGTTTCCCGACGAATCGGTGGTCTATTCCGGCCACGGGCCCGAGACGACGATTGGCCGCGAGCGCCGGACGAACCCGTTTGTGTTGGAGTACTTGGAAAACAAGCGGCTTGGGGCTTGA
- a CDS encoding VOC family protein: MKARSFSHVGITVRDFNTFVRFYWDVFGCPLVGVSDTPPDRVRSFFGVDAPAPSCKIGWIRVPGGAVLEIFEFQPQQPLVPGPWNKVGLTHFSLNVRNTQKWYDYLVGKGVEVVSKPEKSPRGHTFFFAKDCDGNLIELMDLGYMHYVLDWLGPLGGFIFRRGMYKQYYETKK, from the coding sequence ATGAAAGCGCGCTCGTTCAGCCACGTCGGCATCACGGTCCGGGACTTCAACACCTTTGTCCGTTTCTACTGGGATGTCTTCGGCTGCCCGCTCGTCGGGGTGTCCGACACGCCGCCGGACCGCGTGCGGAGTTTCTTCGGGGTGGACGCTCCCGCCCCGAGTTGCAAGATCGGCTGGATCCGCGTGCCGGGCGGCGCCGTGCTCGAGATCTTCGAATTCCAGCCGCAGCAGCCGCTGGTGCCGGGGCCGTGGAACAAGGTCGGCCTCACCCACTTCAGCCTCAACGTCCGCAACACGCAGAAGTGGTACGACTACCTGGTCGGCAAGGGCGTGGAAGTGGTGTCGAAGCCCGAGAAGTCGCCGCGCGGCCACACGTTCTTCTTCGCGAAAGACTGCGACGGCAACCTGATCGAGCTGATGGACCTCGGCTACATGCACTACGTGCTCGATTGGCTGGGCCCCCTCGGCGGGTTCATCTTCCGGCGGGGAATGTACAAGCAGTACTACGAGACGAAGAAGTAA
- a CDS encoding ABC transporter permease translates to MVEAFRDRARNAHRQSGAISVLRLCASATVDTIRNGPGEHLRPANLWPRSGQWRRVTRTGLVGMAGDNLRQDVRYSVRVLLRAPTFSSVVVLTLALGIGANTAIFSVVNTLLLTPLPYKDPDRLVRLIENVPAELSPNGQALRVSGVQQHEFLEWREQSRTLSHMAIYSPVAMTLSGRGEAVRLNGRRVSPALFATLGVPPLIGQVFDERDATPGAEPRIVLSYRAWQRYFAGDRNVLTTPLMLDGRSYAVTGVAQPDFDFPDPQTEFWVPLVPTEMPATGIARVSMIARLADGVSLEAASAEANVIGAQMRGSPPADSEQQRFTVTRANDQLVAPVRPALLVLFATVVFVLLIACANVANLLLARSSNRERELAIRAALGGSRARLARQVLTETIVLAAAGGLAAIVIAYGSIALLKTLSTVNAPAWLTTGSTAILPRVDQVAIDWRVLLFAAAASLATGLLCSLAPLSHLAKVDPVHVIKDATASVAAGFSFRRQNLTKSVLVVAEIALATVLLVGAGLLGRSFVMLSSVPIGYDPENVLTFQVVMPQGHLAESQQRQAVDEELLTRFRMLPGVQVAGATNVLPLAPLALRLRFAVPQRPDLARGQVELPQARLVSRDYLRAMGVPLVAGRWFGEQDGAGAQPAMMINRALARQYFGADNPVGTLVNSIGPAPWQIIGVVDDIRQATLDREPAPQFFLDFRQLPGDPMLQMTDRVLGGRFYVVRTNDDPTTLVPDLRSIVAQSEPDAALTNIFTMDALVSMSIARPRFYAALIGVLGVLAAVLAAIGIYGVIAYMVTRRTREIGIRMALGAPRPKILALVLGQGAALAGLGIAIGLAGALNLTQYLRAMLFGLGPSDPTTFVAVALAFAGVAAIGCYLPARRATHLDPVSALREE, encoded by the coding sequence ATGGTCGAGGCCTTCCGCGATCGGGCACGCAACGCGCATCGCCAATCGGGAGCGATCAGCGTGCTCAGGCTGTGTGCGAGTGCCACCGTCGATACCATCCGCAATGGACCCGGCGAGCACTTGCGGCCGGCCAACTTGTGGCCGCGGAGCGGCCAGTGGCGCCGCGTTACCCGGACCGGGTTGGTCGGCATGGCCGGCGACAACCTCCGACAGGATGTGCGGTACTCGGTTCGAGTCTTGTTGCGGGCTCCGACGTTCAGCTCGGTGGTGGTCCTCACGCTGGCGCTGGGCATCGGCGCAAACACCGCGATCTTCAGCGTCGTCAACACGCTGCTGTTGACGCCGCTTCCTTATAAGGATCCCGATCGCCTGGTGCGCCTCATCGAGAACGTGCCGGCGGAGCTAAGTCCAAACGGTCAGGCGCTGCGCGTGTCGGGCGTCCAACAGCACGAATTCCTCGAATGGCGCGAGCAGTCGCGCACCTTGTCGCACATGGCGATCTACTCGCCCGTAGCGATGACGCTCTCCGGCCGGGGTGAGGCCGTGCGTTTGAACGGGCGGCGCGTCTCGCCCGCGCTCTTCGCAACGCTCGGTGTCCCACCGCTCATCGGCCAGGTCTTCGATGAGCGCGATGCGACTCCGGGCGCGGAACCGCGGATCGTGCTCAGCTACCGGGCATGGCAACGCTACTTCGCAGGGGACCGCAATGTCCTGACGACGCCGTTGATGCTCGACGGCAGATCGTATGCAGTGACCGGAGTCGCGCAGCCTGACTTCGACTTTCCCGATCCACAGACCGAGTTCTGGGTTCCTCTGGTCCCGACGGAGATGCCGGCTACCGGCATCGCACGGGTTTCGATGATCGCGCGGCTCGCGGACGGTGTGTCACTGGAGGCCGCCTCGGCCGAGGCAAATGTGATCGGGGCACAGATGCGAGGCAGCCCGCCCGCTGATTCCGAGCAGCAGCGATTTACGGTGACACGCGCGAACGATCAACTGGTCGCGCCGGTGCGGCCGGCGCTGCTCGTACTCTTTGCGACCGTCGTCTTCGTGCTGCTGATCGCCTGCGCGAACGTCGCTAATCTGCTGCTCGCGCGCAGCAGCAATCGCGAGCGGGAACTCGCCATTCGCGCCGCGCTCGGCGGCAGCCGTGCCCGGCTCGCTCGCCAGGTGCTGACCGAAACGATCGTGCTCGCCGCTGCCGGCGGACTGGCCGCGATCGTCATCGCCTACGGCAGCATCGCGCTCCTCAAGACGCTCTCGACAGTCAATGCGCCGGCGTGGCTCACGACAGGCAGCACCGCCATCCTGCCGCGGGTCGATCAGGTGGCGATCGATTGGCGAGTGCTGCTGTTCGCCGCAGCGGCATCGCTTGCAACCGGGTTGCTCTGCAGCCTTGCGCCGCTGTCGCATCTCGCGAAGGTCGATCCGGTGCACGTGATCAAGGACGCGACCGCGTCGGTGGCCGCCGGCTTCAGCTTCCGCCGTCAGAACCTGACGAAAAGCGTGCTGGTCGTGGCCGAGATCGCGTTGGCGACGGTGCTGCTGGTCGGCGCGGGTCTGCTCGGCCGCAGTTTCGTGATGCTGTCCAGCGTGCCGATCGGCTACGACCCGGAAAACGTGCTGACCTTCCAGGTCGTCATGCCGCAGGGACATCTTGCGGAGAGCCAACAACGTCAGGCTGTCGATGAAGAACTCCTGACCCGGTTCCGTATGCTGCCGGGCGTGCAGGTTGCCGGTGCGACGAACGTGCTGCCGCTCGCGCCGCTCGCGCTGCGACTACGGTTCGCGGTGCCGCAGCGGCCGGACCTCGCCCGTGGCCAGGTGGAACTTCCCCAGGCACGCCTCGTCAGCCGCGACTACTTGCGCGCGATGGGGGTGCCGCTCGTCGCCGGCAGGTGGTTCGGCGAGCAGGACGGCGCCGGTGCGCAGCCGGCCATGATGATCAACCGCGCCCTGGCGCGACAGTACTTCGGCGCGGACAACCCGGTCGGCACCCTCGTCAACTCGATCGGGCCGGCGCCGTGGCAGATCATCGGCGTGGTCGACGACATCCGCCAGGCCACGCTCGATCGCGAGCCCGCGCCGCAGTTCTTCCTCGACTTTCGTCAATTGCCTGGCGATCCCATGCTGCAGATGACCGATCGTGTGCTCGGCGGCCGATTCTACGTAGTACGGACGAACGACGACCCCACGACGCTGGTCCCCGATCTGCGCAGCATCGTCGCGCAGTCTGAACCTGACGCGGCGCTGACGAACATCTTCACGATGGACGCGCTGGTCTCGATGTCGATTGCCAGGCCGCGCTTCTACGCGGCACTGATCGGCGTGCTGGGTGTGCTGGCCGCCGTCCTGGCGGCGATCGGGATCTACGGTGTGATCGCCTACATGGTGACGCGACGCACGCGAGAGATCGGCATTCGCATGGCGCTCGGCGCGCCACGTCCGAAGATTCTGGCGCTGGTGCTTGGGCAAGGTGCCGCACTTGCCGGGCTCGGGATCGCGATTGGCCTCGCCGGCGCGCTGAACCTCACGCAGTACCTGCGCGCGATGCTGTTCGGGCTCGGCCCATCCGATCCCACCACCTTCGTGGCGGTGGCGCTGGCGTTTGCCGGTGTCGCAGCGATCGGCTGCTACTTGCCGGCCCGCCGCGCGACTCACCTCGATCCGGTGAGCGCCTTGCGCGAAGAGTGA
- a CDS encoding paraquat-inducible protein A, which translates to MTTRNKAAVGLTLVSLALLIPGLAQPALTIVASIPIFNKPTEIYRQTQNVVQAVRSLYESGNYFVSGLVLLFSIIVPFIKAALLGVILAAKSPATRYRLYLFVRSISKWAMADVFAVGVFIAFLAAKATDNLDAVVGSGFYFFVSYCLVSNLAFQFLEVPPPDQAPTTIVTP; encoded by the coding sequence ATGACGACTCGCAACAAGGCCGCGGTTGGCCTGACCCTGGTATCCCTCGCCCTGTTGATCCCGGGGCTCGCGCAGCCGGCGCTTACGATCGTGGCGTCGATTCCCATCTTCAACAAGCCAACGGAGATCTACCGCCAGACCCAGAACGTCGTACAGGCCGTGCGCAGCCTGTATGAATCGGGCAACTACTTCGTCTCGGGCCTGGTGCTGCTGTTCAGCATCATCGTGCCGTTCATCAAGGCCGCGCTGCTGGGCGTGATTCTCGCCGCCAAGTCTCCGGCCACGAGGTATCGGCTCTACCTGTTCGTGCGATCGATCAGCAAGTGGGCAATGGCCGACGTGTTCGCCGTCGGTGTGTTCATCGCATTCCTGGCGGCGAAGGCCACCGACAACCTCGACGCGGTCGTCGGCTCAGGCTTCTACTTCTTCGTGTCGTACTGCCTGGTGTCGAACCTGGCGTTCCAGTTCCTGGAAGTGCCGCCGCCCGACCAGGCGCCGACCACCATCGTGACGCCTTAA
- a CDS encoding FHA domain-containing protein, producing the protein MWTLQSIDPADVELTFRLLPGTLKTMGRAPRADFVVDAALVSRVHCRFTLSEANELELEDLGSTNGTFVNGRKVIKATLSDGDKLTVGRVEFVVNAESNAQRAGSPKTTWSM; encoded by the coding sequence ATGTGGACCCTTCAATCCATCGACCCTGCCGACGTTGAACTGACGTTTCGCCTGCTGCCCGGCACGTTGAAGACCATGGGCCGCGCGCCACGCGCCGACTTCGTCGTGGACGCCGCCCTGGTGTCGCGCGTGCACTGCCGCTTCACCCTGAGCGAAGCCAACGAGCTCGAGCTCGAAGACCTGGGCAGCACCAACGGCACGTTCGTAAACGGCCGCAAGGTGATCAAGGCCACGTTGAGCGATGGCGACAAGCTGACGGTCGGGCGGGTGGAGTTCGTGGTGAACGCGGAATCCAACGCGCAGCGGGCGGGGAGCCCGAAGACGACCTGGTCGATGTAG
- a CDS encoding type II toxin-antitoxin system prevent-host-death family antitoxin: protein METVGIRELKSGLSRYLRRVRAGARVTVTERGRAIATITPVSLPADLKWAHALVIGGRAQWAGGKPAGAKRPKPTASGRSVSAAVLEDRR from the coding sequence GTGGAAACAGTCGGCATTCGCGAACTGAAGAGCGGTCTGAGCCGCTACCTGAGGCGGGTGCGCGCCGGTGCGCGCGTGACCGTGACTGAGCGCGGCCGAGCGATTGCGACCATCACGCCGGTCAGTCTCCCAGCCGACCTGAAATGGGCGCACGCGCTGGTGATCGGTGGACGAGCGCAGTGGGCCGGCGGTAAGCCCGCGGGCGCCAAGCGTCCGAAACCAACGGCCTCAGGGCGTTCGGTCTCGGCCGCTGTACTCGAGGACCGGCGATGA
- a CDS encoding pyridoxamine 5'-phosphate oxidase family protein: MGIHFGTRNERLEPSGCRVTAVKVEDDGRHLVAYVPKAAFPQVFENLRTNGRAAVSFARPADDRAVQVKGLMLFSWDATPPEEAFARAQWAGFLGQLDTIGLPGAATTSWKVFPCVAVRIKVTAVFNQTPGPDAGAALS, from the coding sequence TTGGGCATCCATTTCGGAACGCGCAACGAGCGGCTGGAGCCCAGTGGATGCCGAGTCACCGCCGTCAAGGTCGAAGACGATGGCCGGCACCTGGTGGCATACGTGCCGAAGGCGGCCTTTCCGCAGGTGTTCGAGAACCTGCGCACCAACGGTCGCGCCGCGGTCTCTTTTGCCCGCCCGGCCGACGATCGGGCCGTCCAGGTCAAGGGCCTGATGCTCTTCTCGTGGGATGCGACGCCGCCTGAAGAGGCGTTCGCGCGCGCGCAGTGGGCCGGCTTTCTCGGTCAGCTCGACACCATTGGCCTGCCCGGCGCCGCGACCACCTCGTGGAAGGTGTTTCCGTGCGTGGCCGTCCGCATCAAGGTCACGGCCGTGTTCAACCAGACCCCGGGCCCCGACGCTGGAGCCGCGCTGTCATGA